A region from the candidate division WOR-3 bacterium genome encodes:
- a CDS encoding isocitrate/isopropylmalate family dehydrogenase yields MGKRTIVAMPGDGIGRIVLPEALKVLKAVGFDADFVYGDVGWEFWCKEGNALPERTIKLLEEHKVGLFGAITSKPKDKAEAELDPALKGKGYVYYSPIVTMRQHFNLDICIRPCRSFPNNPLNFIRRKGDSFEEPKVDVVIFRQNTECLYCGVEWTNPPLEVRRALETHKKMRAFMDVPSEDMAISLRIFTRKACQRIVRAAFEYAREHGYKSVTICEKPNVVRETSGMMELEAKKIAKEYPEIELWSVNVDAMMMWLTKNPEDYGVIVSGNMFGDIVSDGFAGLVGGLGFAYSANIGPEVAVFEPTHGSAPKYEKLSPSIVNPIAMIMAGAMMLDYLGEKEKARRIEKAVARVVLEGKVRTYDMLRLKGGPDVFQYGAASTQEMTEAIIKAL; encoded by the coding sequence ATGGGTAAAAGGACGATTGTGGCAATGCCCGGTGATGGCATCGGGAGAATTGTCTTGCCGGAGGCGCTCAAGGTCTTAAAGGCGGTCGGCTTTGATGCCGATTTTGTCTATGGCGATGTCGGCTGGGAGTTCTGGTGCAAGGAGGGCAACGCCCTGCCGGAAAGGACGATCAAACTCCTTGAGGAGCACAAGGTCGGGCTTTTCGGCGCAATAACATCAAAGCCCAAGGATAAGGCGGAGGCAGAGCTTGACCCCGCGCTTAAGGGCAAGGGTTATGTTTACTACTCACCGATTGTGACGATGCGCCAGCACTTTAACCTTGACATCTGTATCCGCCCCTGCCGCTCGTTTCCGAATAACCCTTTGAATTTTATCAGGCGCAAGGGCGACTCCTTTGAGGAGCCAAAGGTGGATGTGGTGATATTCCGACAGAACACCGAGTGCCTTTATTGCGGGGTGGAATGGACCAATCCGCCCTTAGAGGTGCGAAGGGCGCTTGAGACCCATAAGAAGATGAGGGCTTTTATGGATGTGCCTTCTGAGGATATGGCGATTTCTCTGCGCATCTTTACCCGCAAGGCGTGCCAGCGGATTGTCCGCGCCGCATTTGAGTATGCGCGGGAGCACGGTTACAAATCGGTCACCATCTGCGAGAAGCCCAATGTGGTGCGGGAGACCAGCGGGATGATGGAACTGGAGGCAAAGAAGATTGCCAAGGAGTATCCGGAGATTGAACTGTGGTCGGTGAATGTTGATGCGATGATGATGTGGCTGACAAAGAACCCTGAGGATTACGGTGTGATTGTTTCCGGGAATATGTTTGGCGACATCGTCTCTGACGGGTTTGCCGGTCTGGTTGGCGGTCTTGGTTTTGCCTATTCGGCAAACATCGGTCCGGAGGTGGCGGTTTTTGAGCCGACCCATGGCTCAGCACCAAAGTATGAGAAACTTTCGCCCTCAATTGTCAATCCGATTGCGATGATTATGGCCGGGGCGATGATGCTTGATTACCTCGGCGAAAAGGAGAAGGCAAGGCGGATTGAAAAGGCGGTGGCAAGGGTTGTTCTTGAAGGCAAGGTGCGCACCTATGATATGCTCCGGCTCAAGGGGGGTCCGGATGTTTTCCAATACGGTGCGGCTTCAACACAAGAGATGACCGAGGCGATAATCAAGGCGTTGTAA
- a CDS encoding aconitase family protein — translation MKGTIIEKIIARHSGAAEVKPGDIVDMEIDVRVARDFGGANVIKEIEEHGLGVADPKRTFFTFDCNPTGSDQKYAANQQLCRLFARKWGIKVFDIDSGIGTHLAIDEGLIGPGETLVSTDSHANILGAIGAFGQGMGDKDIACAWAKGRVWFEVPPTVRIELTGRPAPLVTPKDVGLALLRHFGASGLLGCAAEVYGEYAEGLSLDRRITIASLGTEMGAIIILFPPSPEVLEYCQRRTKRQIEPVYADSDANYQRVERIDLAGLEPLIS, via the coding sequence ATGAAGGGCACAATCATAGAAAAGATAATTGCGCGCCATTCAGGTGCTGCCGAGGTCAAGCCCGGTGATATTGTGGATATGGAGATTGATGTGCGGGTGGCAAGGGATTTTGGTGGTGCCAATGTTATCAAGGAGATTGAGGAGCACGGTCTGGGAGTTGCAGACCCGAAAAGGACATTTTTCACCTTTGACTGCAACCCAACCGGTTCTGACCAGAAGTATGCGGCAAACCAGCAACTCTGCCGGCTCTTTGCCCGGAAATGGGGGATTAAGGTGTTTGACATTGATTCAGGTATTGGCACCCACCTGGCGATTGATGAGGGTTTAATCGGTCCGGGCGAGACCTTGGTTTCTACCGACTCCCATGCCAACATCCTTGGTGCGATTGGTGCGTTTGGTCAGGGGATGGGTGATAAGGACATCGCCTGCGCCTGGGCAAAAGGCAGGGTCTGGTTTGAGGTGCCGCCAACAGTGCGGATTGAACTTACGGGCAGACCCGCGCCGCTTGTTACCCCCAAGGATGTCGGTCTGGCGCTTTTGCGTCATTTTGGAGCGAGCGGGCTGTTAGGTTGTGCCGCAGAGGTTTATGGTGAATATGCTGAAGGTTTAAGCCTTGATAGACGCATCACCATCGCTTCACTCGGCACAGAGATGGGCGCAATCATCATTCTCTTTCCGCCAAGCCCTGAGGTGCTTGAATACTGCCAGCGCAGAACCAAACGGCAGATTGAGCCGGTTTATGCTGACAGTGATGCAAACTATCAGCGGGTTGAGCGGATTGATTTAGCCGGTCTTGAGCCTTTAATCTCCAG
- a CDS encoding HD domain-containing protein produces the protein MITFEEIERLFEPQLKRIGDKNLRTQVVEVWVQAAKEGGWGSIEELLNMPFTLLTDTKGINIVEHTIAVTEGALALAQAQINSYKSMPYKINLDRLVAGALLHDVGKLVEVEPDGKGGFKKSKAGELTRHPIAGAVIAAKVGLPRDVINTIACHAKEGEGAPKVLETVLIHQADFATFDPLVMMQKGLLIL, from the coding sequence GTGATTACCTTTGAAGAGATTGAGCGTCTGTTTGAGCCTCAACTCAAAAGGATAGGGGATAAAAATCTGCGCACTCAGGTTGTTGAGGTATGGGTTCAGGCGGCAAAGGAAGGTGGCTGGGGTTCAATTGAGGAACTTTTGAATATGCCTTTTACCCTCTTGACCGATACCAAGGGGATAAACATTGTTGAGCACACGATTGCGGTTACCGAAGGTGCGCTCGCGCTGGCACAGGCGCAGATAAACTCCTATAAGAGTATGCCCTATAAAATTAATCTTGACCGGCTGGTTGCCGGCGCACTCTTGCATGATGTGGGCAAACTGGTTGAGGTTGAGCCTGATGGTAAGGGCGGGTTCAAAAAGAGCAAAGCAGGTGAACTGACAAGGCATCCAATTGCCGGTGCAGTCATTGCGGCAAAGGTGGGGTTGCCCAGAGATGTGATTAATACCATCGCCTGTCATGCCAAGGAGGGTGAGGGTGCGCCCAAGGTTTTGGAGACGGTGCTGATTCATCAGGCAGATTTTGCCACCTTTGACCCTCTGGTGATGATGCAGAAGGGGCTCTTGATCTTATGA